A genomic stretch from Podospora pseudoanserina strain CBS 124.78 chromosome 3, whole genome shotgun sequence includes:
- a CDS encoding hypothetical protein (EggNog:ENOG503P6SW; COG:S), whose amino-acid sequence MSFDWDHQFCLGCDKQTDGTTYCSEACRLGDYEKTASSSSPSSGASSPTLNEWTFNKPTSCSSKFYLSPAFDFSTPQTSRSNSVLSPSASQTSLCSMRSTSSAGLDAAQLSDKAARELRAYARSFESVRTQRRRSY is encoded by the coding sequence ATGTCCTTCGATTGGGATCACCAGTTCTGCCTGGGCTGCGACAAGCAAACCGACGGCACCACCTACTGCTCTGAAGCCTGCCGTCTTGGGGACTACGAGAAGActgcttcctcttcatcaccaagctCTGGGGCGAGCTCACCAACCCTGAACGAGTGGACCTTCAACAAGCCAACCTCCTGCAGCTCCAAGTTCTACCTCTCCCCCGCCTTCGACTTCAGCACACCACAAACATCCCGCTCCAACTCTGtcctctccccatccgcctCGCAAACCAGCCTCTGCTCCATGCGCAGCACATCCTCTGCCGGGCTCGACGCCGCTCAACTGTCAGACAAGGCCGCCCGCGAACTCAGGGCCTACGCTCGTTCGTTCGAATCTGTCCGCACTCAACGTAGACGATCGTACTAG